One Neodiprion pinetum isolate iyNeoPine1 chromosome 1, iyNeoPine1.2, whole genome shotgun sequence genomic window carries:
- the LOC124210678 gene encoding pupal cuticle protein C1B: protein MKSFAVFLIVGVAMSVANPVDVESIEPVKTTKVEDAVEPVDPSVRDKRTLLVGAAPYVAPVAYSAYAAPVAYTAYSSPYTSYPVAYSAYSAYPYYASSYYVV, encoded by the exons ATGAAGAGCTTCGcg GTTTTCCTTATCGTCGGCGTCGCGATGTCCGTCGCCAATCCGGTTGACGTCGAGTCTATCGAGCCCGTAAAGACGACTAAGGTTGAAGATGCCGTGGAGCCGGTGGATCCGAGCGTCAGAGACAAACGCACCCTCCTCGTTGGCGCTGCTCCCTACGTGGCCCCGGTTGCTTATTCGGCCTACGCAGCGCCCGTGGCTTACACCGCCTATTCATCCCCCTACACGAGCTACCCCGTCGCCTATTCAGCCTACAGTGCCTATCCGTATTACGCTTCGTCCTACTACGTCGTGTAG